A window of Fragaria vesca subsp. vesca linkage group LG7, FraVesHawaii_1.0, whole genome shotgun sequence contains these coding sequences:
- the LOC101296245 gene encoding uncharacterized protein LOC101296245, with amino-acid sequence MNLELCAPYQDDEKAALFQMYPTKSLGPDGMPLEFFQKYWDVVGGEVSMAVRSFLVTGRLARQSAFIPGRLITDNSLIANEVCHFINTNVSEGVMSLKLDMSKAYDRMEWIFLEVVLLDQLGFDEHWVKLVMQCVSTVSYSFRILINGKLCGSLNPTRGLRQGNLSPYLFLICAEVFSVLLEKKTSFGLLQGITICFGAPNIHHLLFADNSLLFGKASENECINIRSILADYEAAYGQQINLLKSEVVFSRVVFNVTSTTLAGLLEVRTVEKHEKWVLKPWVSPPAGWLKANLDGAFQMGTNQGGIGVVFRDSTASVVGGICLKVFNVYTPKMVEAFTGRAASEFAVEFHLSPLVFEYDCSKVVKACSGYVEDESAFGHVIADIKTDLSTMPCSFFAHVFRESNLVHCRQIG; translated from the exons ATGAACTTGGAGCTATGTGCACCATATCAAGATGATGAGAAAGCCGCCCTATTTCAAATGTACCCGACTAAGTCACTGGGCCCAGATGGCATGCCTCTCGAATTTTTTCAAAAATATTGGGATGTGGTGGGTGGTGAGGTGAGCATGGCAGTGAGGAGCTTTTTGGTCACTGGTAGATTGGCTCGTCAGAGTGCCTTTATTCCAGGCCGGTTGATTACTGATAATTCTCTGATAGCAAATGAGGTGTGTCATTTTATAAATACTAATGTTTCTGAGGGTGTGATGTCACTGAAATTGGATATGAGCAAGGCTTATGATCGGATGGAATGGATCTTCTTGGAGGTTGTTCTTCTTGATCAGCTGGGCTTTGATGAGCATTGGGTTAAGTTGGTGATGCAATGTGTGAGTACAGTTAGCTATTCTTTTCGAATTCTAATTAATGGGAAGCTTTGTGGATCTTTAAATCCGACTCGAGGCTTAAGACAAGGCAATCTTTCGCCTTACTTGTTTCTTATTTGTGCTGAGGTGTTTTCTGTGTTACTGGAGAAAAAAACTTCATTTGGTTTGCTTCAAGGCATTACAATTTGCTTTGGTGCACCTAATATCCATCACTTATTATTTGCTGATAACAGTTTATTGTTTGGTAAAGCTTCTGAGAATGAGTGTATCAATATCAGATCTATTCTAGCAGATTATGAAGCAGCTTATGGGCAGCAGATAAATCTTTTGAAGAGTGAGGTTGTGTTTAGTAGAGTAGTGTTTAATGTTACGAGTACTACTTTGGCGGGTTTATTAGAGGTTAGGACTGTTGAGAAACATGAGAA ATGGGTACTGAAACCTTGGGTTTCCCCACCAGCTGGCTGGTTGAAGGCCAATTTGGATGGAGCTTTTCAGATGGGTACTAACCAAGGAGGTATTGGTGTTGTGTTTCGAGATTCTACTGCGAGTGTGGTGGGAGGAATTTGTTTAAAGGTTTTTAATGTGTATACTCCAAAGATGGTTGAGGCCTTTACCGGGAGAGCAGCTTCAGAGTTTGCTGTAGAGTTTCACCTCTCCCCTTTAGTGTTTGAGTATGATTGCTCCAAAGTGGTTAAGGCTTGTTCAGGATATGTGGAGGATGAGTCTGCATTTGGTCATGTGATTGCTGATATCAAAACTGATTTGTCTACTATGCCTTGCTCTTTCTTTGCTCATGTATTTAGAGAGTCCAATTTAGTGCATTGCCGACAAATTGGCTAA
- the LOC101294596 gene encoding KH domain-containing protein At4g18375-like produces the protein MAQPASEPARLPATKRRRDLDFSPESAPTRRCKSQCHDVIFRVVVPSRQIGKVIGKEGCRIQKIREASRASIKIADAVARNEERVIIISSKGSDDETTDAENALQQIAGLILKDGENGSEAAKVGAGHVAANAIRLLIAGSQAGSLIGMSGQNIEKLRNSSGATITVLAPSQLPLCASAHESDRVVQISGDVPAVQKGLEEIGCHIRENPPKQVISLSPAYNYTAIWPPQVQPYIDPTSAEYITVEMMISETMVGGLIGRCGSNISRIRNETGAMIKVYGGKGEEKHRQIQFCGNSQQVVLAKQRVDEYIYSQLIQQAGAQQTAKSSCIDASQLV, from the exons ATGGCGCAACCCGCCTCCGAACCCGCCCGCCTGCCCGCCACGAAGCGCCGCCGCGACCTCGATTTCTCCCCAGAATCCGCCCCAACGCGCCGGTGCAAGTCCCAATGCCATGACGTCATCTTCCGAGTCGTGGTCCCGTCCAGACAGATCGGCAAGGTCATCGGCAAAGAAGGCTGCCGCATACAGAAGATTCGTGAAGCCTCCAGGGCCTCCATCAAAATCGCCGACGCCGTCGCT AGAAATGAGGAGCGTGTGATTATAATAAGCTCGAAGGGTAGTGATGACGAAACAACTGATGCTGAAAATGCCCTGCAGCAAATAGCTGGCTTGATTCTAAAG GATGGTGAGAATGGTAGTGAGGCGGCAAAAGTGGGTGCAGGACATGTGGCTGCGAATGCGATAAGACTTTTGATTGCCGGCTCCCAAGCAGGTTCTTTAATTGGGATGTCTGGTCAGAATATTGAGAAATTGAGGAACTCTTCTGGGGCCACAATCACAGTCCTTGCTCCGAGTCAGTTGCCTCTGTGTGCATCTGCTCATGAATCTGATAGAGTGGTACAG ATATCAGGTGATGTCCCTGCTGTTCAGAAAGGTTTGGAGGAGATCGGTTGTCATATAAG AGAAAACCCGCCTAAGCAAGTGATTTCTCTCAGCCCCGCCTATAACTATACAGCAATTTGGCCACCTCAAGTTCAACCCTACATAGACCCAACTTCAG CTGAATATATTACTGTCGAGATGATGATATCTGAAACAATGGTTGGTGGGCTGATCGGCAGATGCGGCTCCAACATTTCAAGGATTAGAAATGAGACTGGCGCAATGATCAAG GTTTATGGTGGGAAAGGTGAAGAAAAGCATAGGCAAATTCAGTTTTGTGGTAATTCCCAGCAG GTGGTATTGGCAAAGCAGCGGGTTGATGAATATATTTACTCTCAGCTGATACAACAAGCTGGTGCTCAACAGACAGCGAAATCTTCATGCATTGATGCTTCCCAACTTGTTTAG
- the LOC101295959 gene encoding agamous-like MADS-box protein AGL80-like — translation MARKKVRIAYITNNSARRATFRKRKEGMMKKLRELTTLCGIDACAVIYSPFDSQPEVWPSPFGVKHVLEKFKNMSLIEKSQKMLNQESFLRELISKKQIQLKKLRKENKEKQMRRVMFESLTLGVPQFQHLNLMDMGVLQQLIYQKLDEIDGKTKNLNEKVIDNENQTA, via the coding sequence ATGGCTAGAAAGAAAGTGAGAATAGCTTACATCACTAACAATTCTGCTAGGAGAGCCACATTTAGGAAAAGGAAAGAAGGTATGATGAAGAAGTTGAGAGAATTGACCACTCTATGTGGAATTGATGCATGTGCTGTTATTTACAGCCCATTTGATTCTCAACCTGAGGTTTGGCCTTCTCCGTTTGGAGTCAAACATGTTCTTGAAAAGTTCAAAAACATGTCTTTGATAGAGAAGAGCCAAAAGATGTTGAACCAAGAAAGCTTTCTCAGAGAGTTGATCTCTAAAAAACAGATACAATTGAAGAAATTGAGAAAGGAAAATAAAGAGAAGCAGATGAGGCGTGTCATGTTTGAAAGTCTCACTTTAGGAGTTCCTCAGTTTCAGCATCTGAACCTGATGGATATGGGTGTTCTTCAGCAACTTATTTACCAGAAACTGGATGAGATTGATGGAAAAACAAAGAATCTCAATGAGAAGGTGATTGATAACGAGAACCAAACTGCATAA